From Pueribacillus theae, one genomic window encodes:
- a CDS encoding ABC transporter ATP-binding protein: MKTMLSAHSLSLGYGDKLIIKELDLEISKGEITVFIGANGCGKSTLLRSAARLLKAKAGAVMLEGNDIAKMSTKEVAKKMAILPQSPIAPEGLTVYQLVKQGRYPHHSWLKKWSKTDELKVQGAIKATKLEELSDQPVDELSGGQRQRAWIAMTLAQDTDTILLDEPTTYLDMAHQIEILDLLFELNEKEKRTIIMVLHDLNLACRYAHNLVAIKDGTVYVQGKPEQVVTCETVRHVFNMECHISTDPMFGTPFCVPYGRGRCLFKDKEAVSGA, translated from the coding sequence ATGAAAACTATGCTTTCTGCACACTCATTATCTCTTGGTTACGGAGATAAGCTAATTATTAAAGAACTGGATCTTGAAATATCAAAAGGAGAAATTACGGTGTTTATCGGAGCGAATGGTTGTGGAAAATCAACATTGCTTCGTTCAGCAGCCCGCCTGCTTAAAGCAAAAGCCGGAGCTGTCATGCTTGAAGGAAATGATATTGCAAAAATGTCTACGAAAGAAGTCGCTAAAAAAATGGCAATTTTGCCGCAATCCCCAATTGCTCCGGAAGGGTTAACGGTCTATCAGCTCGTTAAACAGGGGAGATATCCGCATCATTCCTGGTTGAAAAAATGGTCAAAAACAGATGAATTAAAGGTTCAAGGCGCCATTAAAGCAACGAAATTGGAAGAGCTGAGTGATCAGCCTGTTGATGAACTGTCTGGCGGCCAGCGCCAACGGGCGTGGATCGCAATGACATTGGCGCAAGACACTGATACAATTTTACTTGATGAGCCGACAACATATTTGGATATGGCGCATCAAATTGAAATATTGGATTTATTGTTTGAGTTAAATGAAAAAGAAAAACGGACGATTATTATGGTGTTGCATGATTTAAATTTAGCTTGCCGATATGCCCACAATTTAGTGGCAATAAAAGATGGAACCGTCTATGTACAAGGCAAACCAGAGCAAGTGGTTACCTGCGAGACCGTACGTCATGTGTTTAATATGGAGTGTCACATCTCAACCGATCCGATGTTTGGCACGCCATTTTGTGTCCCTTACGGAAGAGGACGCTGCTTGTTTAAAGACAAAGAGGCAGTTTCAGGTGCATAA